From Candidatus Methanoplasma cognatum, one genomic window encodes:
- a CDS encoding PfkB family carbohydrate kinase, with the protein MAGERPFLSVYGHVTIDQIISIDRFPEINETVDVLSKSTTLGGTGTNIAMAAAKLGVPTAICTFVGEDFPGRYEDEMRASGLIMDEMVRIEGHESSQAIVVNDSKMRQKVIFNQGPQGSASSLNNLLTKNASASPYVHFCTGEPDYYISVMKAIRGAGPRIALDPAQETYKMWDTEKMRNALCFSDALFCNNYEARVIERYLGIENVLDIEKGLVVCTEGEKGSAAKIDGERIRIPAVKGKTIRDATGAGDAYRAGFYCGLYNGFDKRESLILASATASFVIEEVGALTNIPEWEEVLERADGYL; encoded by the coding sequence ATGGCCGGCGAAAGACCATTCCTGTCCGTTTACGGACATGTCACGATCGATCAGATAATCTCCATCGACAGATTCCCGGAGATAAACGAGACGGTCGACGTACTGTCAAAAAGCACCACCCTCGGAGGGACCGGAACGAACATCGCGATGGCCGCCGCAAAGCTCGGCGTCCCCACGGCAATATGTACGTTCGTAGGTGAGGACTTTCCAGGCAGATATGAGGATGAGATGAGAGCGTCCGGACTGATAATGGACGAGATGGTCCGGATAGAAGGTCACGAGTCGTCGCAGGCGATCGTCGTGAACGACTCGAAGATGAGACAGAAGGTCATTTTCAACCAGGGGCCGCAGGGAAGTGCCAGCAGCCTGAACAATCTGCTTACGAAGAACGCCTCGGCATCCCCGTATGTACACTTCTGCACCGGAGAGCCGGATTATTACATCTCAGTGATGAAAGCGATAAGAGGGGCCGGCCCCCGCATAGCGCTGGACCCCGCTCAGGAAACATATAAGATGTGGGACACAGAAAAGATGCGGAATGCCCTTTGCTTTTCGGACGCGCTCTTCTGCAATAACTACGAAGCGAGGGTGATCGAAAGATATCTCGGGATAGAGAATGTTCTGGACATAGAGAAGGGTCTCGTGGTCTGCACCGAAGGCGAGAAGGGAAGCGCCGCCAAGATAGACGGAGAGAGGATAAGGATCCCGGCGGTAAAGGGAAAGACTATCAGGGATGCGACCGGAGCAGGGGACGCTTACCGCGCTGGCTTCTACTGCGGACTGTATAACGGGTTTGATAAACGCGAATCCCTGATCCTCGCGTCGGCGACGGCGTCCTTTGTGATCGAGGAGGTCGGGGCGCTGACCAACATACCTGAGTGGGAAGAGGTGCTGGAACGCGCCGACGGATACCTGTGA
- a CDS encoding adenylate kinase family protein, which yields MMIAITGTPGTGKTHLAEELRLRGYDVLDLNEHIKNNGLLEEKDEARDTYCVDTDALDLSLEAYRAGGMIIVEGHISHCVGCDMVIVIRCRPDTLAKRLRERGYSEDKVRENVQAEILDVILCESAETGVPVFELDSSDHSTEEMADMAEGIIKGNTDKYGPGNIDWTGELEKWF from the coding sequence ATGATGATAGCGATAACTGGAACGCCCGGCACCGGGAAGACGCATCTCGCCGAAGAGCTCAGACTCAGAGGATATGACGTACTGGATCTGAATGAGCACATCAAGAACAATGGGCTGCTTGAAGAGAAGGATGAAGCGAGGGACACATACTGCGTCGATACGGACGCTCTCGACCTTTCTCTCGAAGCATACAGGGCCGGAGGGATGATCATCGTCGAGGGGCACATCTCCCATTGCGTGGGTTGCGACATGGTGATCGTGATCAGGTGCCGCCCCGATACCCTCGCAAAAAGGCTGAGGGAACGCGGATATTCCGAGGACAAAGTGAGGGAGAACGTCCAGGCGGAGATACTGGACGTGATACTCTGCGAATCGGCCGAGACCGGCGTCCCGGTGTTCGAGCTGGATTCTTCCGACCACTCCACAGAGGAAATGGCGGACATGGCCGAAGGGATCATCAAAGGGAATACCGATAAATACGGACCTGGCAATATTGACTGGACAGGGGAGTTGGAGAAATGGTTCTAG
- a CDS encoding CDP-alcohol phosphatidyltransferase family protein yields the protein MVLDGQRGKADFALAPVAKKLINVNPNIISWIGLILAFVSGLLLFLSFEYHYLLLLGAAAVLASGYFDALDGKVAKLAGKACDKGDYLDHVFDRYADVFMIGGVAVSAWCNPYIGLLALVGVLLTSYMGTQAQAIGAPRLYAGLLGRADRVVLSTLFPIIQFIMLCLGYPSIEIADYSITWLEIMMIWFAVVGNLTAVQRGIITWKNLSKRD from the coding sequence ATGGTTCTAGACGGGCAGAGGGGAAAGGCGGACTTCGCTTTGGCCCCGGTCGCCAAAAAGCTGATAAACGTCAATCCGAACATCATATCCTGGATAGGCCTGATACTGGCGTTCGTCTCCGGACTGTTGCTGTTTCTCAGCTTTGAATACCATTATCTGCTCCTGCTCGGTGCGGCAGCGGTCCTGGCGTCCGGATACTTCGACGCTTTGGACGGAAAGGTCGCCAAACTTGCGGGGAAAGCCTGCGATAAGGGGGATTATCTCGATCACGTTTTTGACAGGTACGCGGATGTTTTCATGATAGGCGGAGTCGCGGTGAGCGCCTGGTGCAACCCATACATCGGGCTGCTGGCTCTCGTCGGCGTCCTGTTGACGTCATACATGGGAACGCAGGCCCAGGCGATAGGAGCTCCGAGGCTGTATGCGGGATTGCTCGGAAGGGCGGACAGGGTGGTGCTGAGCACGCTCTTCCCGATAATACAGTTCATAATGCTCTGCCTGGGATATCCCTCGATAGAGATCGCCGATTATTCAATAACGTGGCTGGAGATCATGATGATCTGGTTCGCGGTCGTCGGCAACCTGACCGCCGTTCAGAGAGGCATAATCACATGGAAGAATCTCTCTAAAAGAGACTGA